The genomic segment gcacctaaataaataaaatgttaaaaacatcTGAAAATTTAAATCCATTTTTAGCATCTTAATTCTTAGTTATCTTACCCATCGAAAGAATGCTGCTATGTAATGGCAAAAGCATGAAACAAAACTTGTCATTCCTAAAACTGCTGTAGATGTGTCGCATCCTTTAATTAACAAATACTTCACAGTTCCAAACAAAGTTTCATGTTTTATTTCCTTATTTAACAgggataatataaatatatccaaTAATCGTATAGTCCAAAATAATCTTAAAACACTTGGCATGTTAAGACGTGACCATTCCATTACAACAAAATCATTAATACTGGGACAAAATGCAtagtttatcaaatattaaataataggtataaatagactacatgaaatatattaaagtcataattattagtcggcatttaaataattataaaaataaagtaaagatTGGCCTTACGTGATGGTCGCTCGGATATGCTTAAATCcgtaacaaattaatttcattattgtaagtatatttaaCCAACATGTTTTCGGCACAATAAACAATGGcaacaatgataataacaacATGGTTACTGTATTCGAATGTTTAGCTGTGATCAGTGTCATTAAAGTaggaataataaaactaatgtaAACAAcctgaaaaatgaaatatattatttctattcgGGATGGAAGTTAATTGAATTGGATTTACTTTATGGATTGAATGATTTGTAGCACAGActtgtaaaaagttaaaaactagTGATAGACAAAACTGTAGCATTATATTACTGAATAACAAGCATAAgaaattcacaatttttaattgtgtaaaaaaacgtataattaCATCTACATCCCATGTTATAACTTTGTTTATTATGTCCATATTGAAGTTTACATATTGCTTGGATAAGACATTCAGTGTTTGCATGTTTACCCAACAAGAAAAAATTACAACACAGATAGGAGCACCATGTAAATACACTTTATACAAGTGCCGAGTAGGTAGaacaaatatacataacaataaacaaaatactagaaaaaaatgaaaaataaattattagctgattatataatagtatttttctttgataatttatttaacttacttAAACAGGTTGctattattttgacaaataaataaaataatagaagtaTCAGCACAATAAACTGTACGGGATCACCGTTCTCAAATTGATTGTGTATGCTATTTCTAAaggtattatttaaagtaattattataccatcaATATCTTGAAACCCAAAACTAATATTGAAGATTTTGTCTATAATAAATAGAGGTGGAGTTCTCAAAAAAACACAAAGGCTCATGATGGTActcatattaaatgtttaactttcaACGGCAATAAAAcctgaaaataatgtattacaaaacctatgaatattttgtagtttgttcatattattatatcagtaaaaattatatataaatatacatacttgAAGGACACTGAGGAGAGCTCAACATTCAACAACCACAGGTACAGCCAACCATGGcactaaattatttgattataacatACGAATgcctagtttataatattgactGTTGATGATGGAGGATTTTGATTAGGTACTCTGATCACAAGGTCAGAAGCACGTGGTTTTAGACTTGTCACTTCTGGTGTAGTTGTAATAACactagtaataatgataatatagaaCATTAGAACGAAGGAAGTAGGACCGCCGATAAGGTACTTACCGTACAACTCAACAACCGAATGTGTCCGCCAGTCACTAGTCACTAATCGCTCCAGTCCgtcgatatcataatattatggacatCACATTTCGATATTCACTGAACGTTCGGCCAACATGATAGAGTAACGACGGTTCTCGGAAGCTTCCGAGCGATAAAGAAATTTACTTTTACGCAATTATGCGGAGAGTGACGCAATGCTACGCATTTTCGAACAACGATGGCCTCAGCCGTGTTGCCCAACAGACTTGTAATACCAATGTAACAACAACGtccattatgtttttttttttaaataaatacggtCTGACCCATGAACCTTATACCACGAACTGAGATAGTTTTCAACTAATTATTCGGAGGaacatgaaaatatattgtCGGCGGGGTACTGTGGAACGGCCGAgagaatatttgtattttgtgttaCCTAGATAACAGAAGACGTACATGATAACGGCATTCGTACATTATTCATAACATGtgttcatatataaatattatatatatatacctacttctatacaaatattataaaaaggaaagatattttgtttgtttgttacgaataataaactaaaactggaccgaattattatcaaatagttaaaataaacgtgtaaattgtatacctatatacggcACGGCGCGGCTAGCTTGACCACCTGTAACCTAACATTTTTTCGGCGTGTAGATATATGAATTGTTCCGAGAAGTAAAATTCGACCATCTATATGggtgggtataatatattatataaaatttatatatttttttattttatatgtgcgATTGTAAGCTCGACCCGtgtttttttcaggtaaaaattatttaggtgtAAGCTCAGcccgaataaaaatatacgtataatatttttgagtaccATTTGGCATTACACCACGAGAAGGCGATTCTCACTAtccttcaaaaattattttcatttttatattattattcatattattaaattcgttatataaatgtagaattgtgtaaaaatataagtaatatttttcagtattaaaaaatataagtaaaatgtatttgtagaTTAAATAATGtcgtacttattatattttattggtcaaaATTATCGGGCCGAGCTTATAATCGACCTAGTTTACTACCTAAAATTTCCGGGCCGAATTTACAACTAAAAAGATAACTTCGGGCCTAGTTTACATTAGCCCGTTTTATATAATCTATGGTGTCCGTGCACAAACTCCTCCGTAACGGCACGatcaattttaatgacattttttttttttgtatatttggtaggtatgaGAATGGGTCGTAAAGTATTTTTCACTCTCCTATCCCACCAGGAGAAGTGCTCAAATttggattttgagatttacggtggaaatttttgtttataaatggttactattggttatagaagaaataaattaataataataaatttgtatatgtattatttatttcgtcTCCATTGGGTAATAAGACGGATCAGGTGCAAGCATAACGCATCAAATGTTCGCacattgtccgcgatccgaTGTAGTCGGGTTGCCTACCGGGGAAGCTAAGTTGCACCCAAGAGGAGTTGAACAATCTCAATTTTTTACGGGGATCGAAGTAATCGGGATCaacttgtgtaatattatattatgtccatatTATGGATATGGTCATATGGATGCGTCTATACAGCTTCGTAAAACTTGGTGTATCTTCAACACAATATGTAACTTCTTCTATATTCCGTCCTGTGGTTTTGTATACGATTTATACGATATATAGGTATGCCATAAAGTGGTCTAACCTCATTAGCACGGttgtagataaataaatattatgtgtacctacaacCGGGCTCATTAATCATTAGGTATCTCCATGgcttaattttcaaatcaccgaTATGTGAATATGTTATGAACATCTACAGGTGATCCACAACGGTTGCAAACAATGTAAACTTCAATCAGTCGAATGCATAgactaaataatactaaatatcacggaataggatataatattatctagtacctatatatctatacaggatgatccatttaacgtaagacacttattACACGAAAAGTAGATGGTTAAACGGtaaagtgtcttacgttaaatggatcaccctgtatatacctTAAATCTTACCGAATATCGAGTACAGAATGTCGTCCCAATGATAACAACAGTGGTCACTGTCACTCCACTGGTTATTAACGCGGcttaatatgtatattctaAGCCCCGatctttgtttatattatataataaatctgaGATTTGatagacataataaaatataataatatagtattatatagccatatccctagttaggtacttatatgtaattatacagTGAGGAGCCCAAGCGTGAagctacctactataaattaaaatataaatatgcaaaGAGTAATGAGTGATAAACTGTTCCCTGTTTCCGCGATACACACGATATAcacatcttatattataatcaaacaaacatattttaatcataaacgTATTATGTGTTGTAAGGATATAAATGATTTGTCCCGCGCGTGctgtacattaatattataaatgatataacaatataaagtaatcactctgtatatagaTTGTTTTGCGCTGTATATACACGCCACAGCAAGACACTGGATGTCATTAAGTGGTTGAAGGGGGGAGGGGGGCTCGTAACAGTCGCTGACGTCATTCTATACATGTACGAAACTGGTTCCTTCTCTGGTAGCATGGAGTATAACTACCTACTCGATTAGGTTATAGGTCGCATtcgtattagttattataatatattagttgcaTTAAACTTATGGATGCGGCATCGGGCATTGTATAcacaaatcatataatttttcaagtttataggtacttttttgaatggacaacatacagttttaatttcatattccaaagcagaacaTCATTATGTGTATTTCGATACacaaaaaatcgaatttagaaCGAATAGttaatgagttataagtattttaattttaaatgatcagAGCAGTGAACCACCATTTAGCGGAATAACCGCATACCACTAATCCGCTCATCTAatctttaaattcttataactaCTCGTCCTAGACTATATTTTTACGTATCGAtatactcagaaaaatattctgcttttgaAGATGAAAACTGTATGACGTATGCTATCATTCCAAAAAAGCTAAGGTGGTCAAGGCCGCAAGGGGATTGCAAACgagcaatttattatttcaaccaAAATGTACCGATCTTTTGTCAATCATAACGATGGACCTGATAACGCGATAAgacttctgaaaactgatttgaattcgttgatatgtctacttgagatccaacatgacactttttttaaatgttgtgctTAAACTCCTGTACATTTCAGGATTTACTTTGGACACGGcgtaattatcatattttaatacgcaCATATTTTCAAGACCCGCgtgtatacaatttgaaaattgcctattttgaactccttaaaaactgtCCGTTTGCAATCTccttaatgaaaataattaactcaggTTAAGTTAAGCCGTTAAggggacacaagatcgataaattaaaagttgacagtaacaaatcataaatttaactcgataagttaaaagttaataatattaacttaactcagttgaTCTATTTTTTCTAActagtataggtatatgaatCACGCGTCATGAAAAGTGACAGCgttcattttaatttcttaaatcataatagtgaaacaaattagtaggtattaatatttacatcggagccttttgaatttatcggtatcggttccggtactggttctccaaaaataaaaaaaactgttcctGTTtggttctaaaaaaataaaagtattggtttcaaataattttggtaCTGCTTCTAGATAATTTAGGCACcgaaaagtatattaattttaaatacttatccgGAATGCgggttgtattaataatatgagaaatattagaaaactcatatgattatacatagtttatagTAGCtacacaaaacagtaataccattaaattatgaaatataaaataatttccagtccctgatttatttgaaaaccattaaaactaaaaattccaaaaatgtttaacttgatggattcattttaaataaactgaaAAAGTGAGGAAAGTTAAGTGATTTCAACTGTCGATTGAACTAGTTAAgatcataagttgattagaaaattaaCTAGTAAAGTTAGtaagttacaaaaatatatttataaacttaactttaaataGTTAATGTTCGCTTTTGCaaagtaaatacttaaaaaatgttacgagaaaaaaatatttaaaactacgatttttttaaaaatatgttggttTGTAACGACTTGAAATCATGTAGCATTagatttgtacatattattataacatattcattttatttaaaacaaatatttaaattttatgaagagatattatgttatatgaataTCATGATAGGTgtctattatatacttatattcatatacctttttgtgtataaatattatcaaatgtcTAAAGTTCAGACTCTAAACCAGGGGTCTCCAAACTACAGTCCATGGTCTGGGTCCGGCCTACTAAGCTAATATTTAGTGCCCGGAAGTTCATGCATTTCCATGTTTTTTTTGAACCATTAGATTTATTGCTAAGTGAGCTAGAAATGCATTTCAAGACACTACGAAAAACATATCTAaagtttatagtgcatatttttgcatatttagtggtttttaaattttagagcatatttcttaattttacaatattttagagcatattttataatttatgaagatATAGTatgaaaattcgtaaataaaaaataaataaatttatattgagaGAATACTTATTAGatattcttatattgtatttttcaaatttccatttgatactaaaaacaatatttttccccaattggttttataatatattagtatatatatttataaattttaactacagcTAGCTTTATCGGCTTTATCTTATTACGTCGATCGACGCGCGTGCCCGTGCCGAATTTAATGTGTTTAACTTgctcaatataatattccattacGTAAAACTCAAGGAACTCTTTTAACTGACGCAATCATAAACGTAGAGAgtgtagaaaataaattaactacagtAAAATGTTCCAAaagcattacaatttataaaaaatttgaacaagTTATTGAAAAGAATCTGGGCTTTAAAACACTATCCAAAGTTTCTAAAATTATGCTGGGAGGAGAAATGACAGTGGATAATTTACCTGAAGATTTTTCATgtgatgatttaatatattttaaatacgcacCAATTTCTTCGGTTGACGTGGAGCGGAGCTTTTTagtgtacataaatatgttgGCAGATAACAGGCGGTCGTTTATGTTTGAGAATTTATCAAAATCGttgattgtaaattttaatgtttaaaaatatatatgaattaatgaaataatatttttatttgtaaattttaaattttgtaattgaaataaaaatgttattttccttaaatttataaatttaaaaaaatatatttaagcatatttaagCGCATAAGTGCATACATAATTTCGTAGTTTTAAGTGCATAAACTTCCGGGCCCTACAGTAATATTGATGTTTTGagaatatatttgatatattaatttttaaaattagttcttATAAATCTTTCATTTCAATACCTATCGATCTCTATCTAAAAATGTTCAGCACAGAATAACAAAGGGAATATCAAAATCGTTTCAAGTCACCTaggttgtacctacctatacgtacCGCTATAAGTAAGGGTATGGACTATTTTAAATTGTGGTAAAAACTTGAAGCTTGAAAGTTTTACTAACGTTATTGGAATGCTTATCGGTTGGTTTTTTTTACCTGGATAAACTgaatttttctcaaaaaatttaaaactacaataACTGTAAATTCTGTCtacatttttcattcaaatttaggAACAATAAACACTTTAATCTTcaattatttcaactatttaaGATCGGTTTCTGTAAATAAGTATAGTTGTGAGGTCTAAacctcaaaagtaaaaaatcgtGACAAATTAAAATCAGATTACTACAAGTATGTTAATTTTTCGACAGCTTATTGgcgatattcatttttttaacgtaCTCACGTAggtaagtacaaaaataatttcgagCGTTTTTATGATGACTTGAGTATGTGTGTACGTGTTCTATAGAATGTAGTCGTCTGGTGGTACGACTGTACGACCGCAGGCGGGCGATAAGAATTTCACACTcgctctaataataatttaccatttacgTCTAATTAGGCCGCGGCTATAACGGCGTATTCCACAACGATTTCTGtcgaattaaaaatacatatttttcggaTGAAAGCGTAGCGTATTACATCCGTCGTGTATTATAGCTGTaccaatgcatttttaattcgaCGGAAACCGTGCGGAAATCATGTAAGCACTGCTTACACTTGAAAAAAgggaaaaataagttaatattaatgttattacaataacaaattacaattcaaattaaatctttgactatttgtttttaagtttctataataataaaaacaataaataataatatgtttagaatataagataacaattttaacgaaCACAGCCATATTTTGGTCATAGTCGTCGGCCGTTGACGGTGAAAAAActggaaaatctatttttattttatta from the Acyrthosiphon pisum isolate AL4f chromosome X, pea_aphid_22Mar2018_4r6ur, whole genome shotgun sequence genome contains:
- the LOC100160430 gene encoding protein TRC8 homolog, with protein sequence MSTIMSLCVFLRTPPLFIIDKIFNISFGFQDIDGIIITLNNTFRNSIHNQFENGDPVQFIVLILLLFYLFVKIIATCLIFCLLLCIFVLPTRHLYKVYLHGAPICVVIFSCWVNMQTLNVLSKQYVNFNMDIINKVITWDVDVIIRFFTQLKIVNFLCLLFSNIMLQFCLSLVFNFLQVCATNHSIHKVVYISFIIPTLMTLITAKHSNTVTMLLLSLLPLFIVPKTCWLNILTIMKLICYGFKHIRATITINDFVVMEWSRLNMPSVLRLFWTIRLLDIFILSLLNKEIKHETLFGTVKYLLIKGCDTSTAVLGMTSFVSCFCHYIAAFFRWVLTEDVERMNVQQRSAILFFVLALQTGLTALEPDERFIQLFLNIIITCDFLIFYIHGSMVDPLLSSLSVNRNKSINRHLRGLLVSGLLIVFSINVLRYLWYYNFLNNWKLEISCINIQIIVKVLVTLGVYSLYMIDGYHKTMWEKLDDYEFYVESSGDVANFCLNTSIFLNRVYSLAFEAGSIASVPLMCFHAYFVIWRSIRDGWRVLIRRRLAIRRVELLADATNVQLSEYDDICSICRHNMDSAKMSNCNHYFHSICLRKWLNLKDNCPLCHNILYQA